The following coding sequences lie in one Pseudomonas sp. B33.4 genomic window:
- a CDS encoding MarC family protein gives MLHVLFSVYLKMLVLYSPFFVLSCFISLTRGYSRKEQRRLAWKVAVATLVSSVLLYLFGRVIFDVFGITVDAFRIGAGSVLFISALGMAQGKSAVQADNVQQDVTIVPLTIPITVGPGTIGALLVMGVSQPHWDDKLTAIMSIVLASFTVGIVLYLSNRIEQILGDQGLQIVSRLMGLFVCALAAQIIFTGIKGYLVP, from the coding sequence TTCGTGCTCTCCTGCTTTATCAGCCTGACCCGCGGTTATTCGCGCAAGGAGCAACGGCGCCTGGCCTGGAAAGTGGCGGTGGCCACGCTTGTTTCCAGCGTCTTGCTGTATTTGTTCGGGCGGGTGATTTTCGATGTATTCGGAATTACCGTGGATGCGTTCCGGATCGGTGCCGGCAGCGTGCTGTTCATCTCGGCACTCGGTATGGCGCAAGGCAAGTCAGCGGTGCAGGCCGATAACGTGCAGCAAGACGTAACCATCGTTCCACTGACCATTCCTATCACGGTCGGTCCCGGGACCATCGGCGCATTGTTGGTGATGGGCGTTAGCCAGCCCCATTGGGACGACAAACTCACTGCCATCATGAGCATCGTACTGGCCAGCTTCACCGTCGGGATCGTGCTTTATCTGTCGAACCGGATTGAACAGATTCTGGGGGATCAGGGTTTGCAGATAGTGAGTAGATTGATGGGGTTGTTCGTCTGCGCACTGGCTGCGCAGATCATATTTACTGGAATAAAGGGTTACCTGGTGCCTTGA